Proteins co-encoded in one Athene noctua chromosome 34, bAthNoc1.hap1.1, whole genome shotgun sequence genomic window:
- the PPT2 gene encoding lysosomal thioesterase PPT2 isoform X2: MSVPRGVPPPSTPKPGGDPGGRGGCVVCVCPHAPGLGGGIPGVPRAPGRAGVPPPAFPLEGPADAPCLLSTHWPQMPPAWRGTRRGGGAVALAFLPPLLLLVLLLAAPGGSYRPVVIVHGLFDSPSDFRHLRAFINESHPGTEVTVLDLFDRGASLRPLWVQVEGFRRALAPIMANAADGVHLLGYSQGGLICRALLATMPDHNVRSFISLAAPQMGQYGDTDYLKWLFPRHMKSNLYRLCYTPLGQGVSICNYWNDPHHRELYLNSSDFLALLNDERLHPNASDWKQNLLRIQSLVLIGGPDDGVITPWQSSLFGFYDANETVREMRAQAVYLQDTFGLKTLEARGALGGCAVPGVGHTAWHSHRPVYERCIRPWLT, translated from the exons ATGAGTGTCCCGcgcggggtgcccccccccagcacccccaaacccggAGGGGacccgggcgggcggggggggtgtgtggtgtgtgtttgtCCCCATGCcccgggcctggggggggggatcCCGGGTGTCCCGAGAGCACCCGGGCGTgcgggggtgcccccccccgcttTCCCTCTCGAGGGCCCGGCGGACGCTCCCTGTTTGCTCAGCACACACTGGCCGCAG atgCCCCCTGCGTGGCGCGGCACaaggcgcggggggggggccgtGGCCCTGgccttcctcccccccctcctcctcctcgtcctcctcctggcggccccggggggctccTACCGCCCCGTCGTCATCGTCCACGGCCTCTTCGACAGCCCCAGCGACTTCCGACACCTCCGCGCCTTCATCAATGAG agCCACCCGGGGACGGAGGTGACGGTCCTGGACCTCTTCGACCGGGGGGCGTCCCTGCGGCCGCTGTGGGTGCAGGTCGAGGGGTTCCGCCGCGCCCTCGCCCCCATCATGGCCAACGCCGCCGACGGCGTCCACCTGCTGGGATACAGCCAGG gGGGTCTCATCTGCCGCGCGCTGCTGGCCACGATGCCCGACCACAACGTCCGCAGCTTCATCTCGCTGGCGGCCCCCCAGATGGGCCAGTatgggg ACACCGACTACCTGAAGTGGCTCTTCCCCCGGCACATGAAGTCCAACCTCTACCGGCTCTGCTACACCCCCCTGGGCCAGGGGGTCTCCATCTGCAACTACTGGAACG acccccaccaCCGCGAGCTCTACCTGAACAGCAGCGACTTCCTCGCCCTCCTCAACGACGAGCGGCTGCACCCCAACGCCTCCG ACTGGAAGCAGAACCTGCTGCGCATCCAGAGCCTGGTGCTGATCGGGGGCCCCGACGACGGCGTCATCACGCCCTGGCAGTCCAG CCTTTTCGGTTTTTATGACGCCAACGAGACGGTGCGGGAGATGCGCGCGCAGGCG gtttaCCTGCAGGACACGTTCGGGCTGAAGACGCTGGAGGcgcggggggcgctgggggggtgcGCGGTGCCGGGGGTGGGACACACGGCCTGGCACTCCCACCGCCCCGTCTACGAGCGCTGCATCCGGCCCTGGCTCACGTAG
- the PPT2 gene encoding lysosomal thioesterase PPT2 isoform X1, with product MSVPRGVPPPSTPKPGGDPGGRGGCVVCVCPHAPGLGGGIPGVPRAPGRAGVPPPAFPLEGPADAPCLLSTHWPQMPPAWRGTRRGGGAVALAFLPPLLLLVLLLAAPGGSYRPVVIVHGLFDSPSDFRHLRAFINESHPGTEVTVLDLFDRGASLRPLWVQVEGFRRALAPIMANAADGVHLLGYSQGGLICRALLATMPDHNVRSFISLAAPQMGQYGDTDYLKWLFPRHMKSNLYRLCYTPLGQGVSICNYWNDPHHRELYLNSSDFLALLNDERLHPNASDPYRVPAAPANPSLTADWKQNLLRIQSLVLIGGPDDGVITPWQSSLFGFYDANETVREMRAQAVYLQDTFGLKTLEARGALGGCAVPGVGHTAWHSHRPVYERCIRPWLT from the exons ATGAGTGTCCCGcgcggggtgcccccccccagcacccccaaacccggAGGGGacccgggcgggcggggggggtgtgtggtgtgtgtttgtCCCCATGCcccgggcctggggggggggatcCCGGGTGTCCCGAGAGCACCCGGGCGTgcgggggtgcccccccccgcttTCCCTCTCGAGGGCCCGGCGGACGCTCCCTGTTTGCTCAGCACACACTGGCCGCAG atgCCCCCTGCGTGGCGCGGCACaaggcgcggggggggggccgtGGCCCTGgccttcctcccccccctcctcctcctcgtcctcctcctggcggccccggggggctccTACCGCCCCGTCGTCATCGTCCACGGCCTCTTCGACAGCCCCAGCGACTTCCGACACCTCCGCGCCTTCATCAATGAG agCCACCCGGGGACGGAGGTGACGGTCCTGGACCTCTTCGACCGGGGGGCGTCCCTGCGGCCGCTGTGGGTGCAGGTCGAGGGGTTCCGCCGCGCCCTCGCCCCCATCATGGCCAACGCCGCCGACGGCGTCCACCTGCTGGGATACAGCCAGG gGGGTCTCATCTGCCGCGCGCTGCTGGCCACGATGCCCGACCACAACGTCCGCAGCTTCATCTCGCTGGCGGCCCCCCAGATGGGCCAGTatgggg ACACCGACTACCTGAAGTGGCTCTTCCCCCGGCACATGAAGTCCAACCTCTACCGGCTCTGCTACACCCCCCTGGGCCAGGGGGTCTCCATCTGCAACTACTGGAACG acccccaccaCCGCGAGCTCTACCTGAACAGCAGCGACTTCCTCGCCCTCCTCAACGACGAGCGGCTGCACCCCAACGCCTCCG acccctatagggtcccggcagccccggctAACCCCTCGCTCACCGCAGACTGGAAGCAGAACCTGCTGCGCATCCAGAGCCTGGTGCTGATCGGGGGCCCCGACGACGGCGTCATCACGCCCTGGCAGTCCAG CCTTTTCGGTTTTTATGACGCCAACGAGACGGTGCGGGAGATGCGCGCGCAGGCG gtttaCCTGCAGGACACGTTCGGGCTGAAGACGCTGGAGGcgcggggggcgctgggggggtgcGCGGTGCCGGGGGTGGGACACACGGCCTGGCACTCCCACCGCCCCGTCTACGAGCGCTGCATCCGGCCCTGGCTCACGTAG
- the PPT2 gene encoding lysosomal thioesterase PPT2 isoform X3: MPPAWRGTRRGGGAVALAFLPPLLLLVLLLAAPGGSYRPVVIVHGLFDSPSDFRHLRAFINESHPGTEVTVLDLFDRGASLRPLWVQVEGFRRALAPIMANAADGVHLLGYSQGGLICRALLATMPDHNVRSFISLAAPQMGQYGDTDYLKWLFPRHMKSNLYRLCYTPLGQGVSICNYWNDPHHRELYLNSSDFLALLNDERLHPNASDPYRVPAAPANPSLTADWKQNLLRIQSLVLIGGPDDGVITPWQSSLFGFYDANETVREMRAQAVYLQDTFGLKTLEARGALGGCAVPGVGHTAWHSHRPVYERCIRPWLT, translated from the exons atgCCCCCTGCGTGGCGCGGCACaaggcgcggggggggggccgtGGCCCTGgccttcctcccccccctcctcctcctcgtcctcctcctggcggccccggggggctccTACCGCCCCGTCGTCATCGTCCACGGCCTCTTCGACAGCCCCAGCGACTTCCGACACCTCCGCGCCTTCATCAATGAG agCCACCCGGGGACGGAGGTGACGGTCCTGGACCTCTTCGACCGGGGGGCGTCCCTGCGGCCGCTGTGGGTGCAGGTCGAGGGGTTCCGCCGCGCCCTCGCCCCCATCATGGCCAACGCCGCCGACGGCGTCCACCTGCTGGGATACAGCCAGG gGGGTCTCATCTGCCGCGCGCTGCTGGCCACGATGCCCGACCACAACGTCCGCAGCTTCATCTCGCTGGCGGCCCCCCAGATGGGCCAGTatgggg ACACCGACTACCTGAAGTGGCTCTTCCCCCGGCACATGAAGTCCAACCTCTACCGGCTCTGCTACACCCCCCTGGGCCAGGGGGTCTCCATCTGCAACTACTGGAACG acccccaccaCCGCGAGCTCTACCTGAACAGCAGCGACTTCCTCGCCCTCCTCAACGACGAGCGGCTGCACCCCAACGCCTCCG acccctatagggtcccggcagccccggctAACCCCTCGCTCACCGCAGACTGGAAGCAGAACCTGCTGCGCATCCAGAGCCTGGTGCTGATCGGGGGCCCCGACGACGGCGTCATCACGCCCTGGCAGTCCAG CCTTTTCGGTTTTTATGACGCCAACGAGACGGTGCGGGAGATGCGCGCGCAGGCG gtttaCCTGCAGGACACGTTCGGGCTGAAGACGCTGGAGGcgcggggggcgctgggggggtgcGCGGTGCCGGGGGTGGGACACACGGCCTGGCACTCCCACCGCCCCGTCTACGAGCGCTGCATCCGGCCCTGGCTCACGTAG
- the EHMT2 gene encoding histone-lysine N-methyltransferase EHMT2, which translates to MRPSSRVPLMVLCESHRARMVKHHCCPGCGYFCTAGTFLECHPDVRIGHRFHRGCVSQLNGMIFCPHCGEDASEAQEVTLPRTEGAPRPPPPPRTPATRPPPHRRPHTQVSAWRGGARMRVRARAGRPPDPRAEPIDSSGGPALALPSGGALSARGLAPGPARDLLEKALVGQEAERRKKLRFHPRQLYVSVKQGELQKVVLMLLDNLDPNFQSDAQSKRTPLHAAAQKGYLEICHLLLQGVLRGGYAPSGGGGANINATDKLRRTPLMEAVANNHVEAARYMVRRGGCVYSKEEDGSTCLHHAAKNGNLEMVDLLLSTGQVDVNAQDNGGWTPIIWAAEHKHIEVIRRLLTRGADVTLTDNEENICLHWASFTGSAEIAEVLLNAQCDLHAVNFHGDTPLHIAARESYHDCVILFLSRGADPEVRNKEGDSPLDLTLEHSEVWVALQLNRKLRQGAAGRPLHTERIISRDVARGYENVPIPCVNGVDEEPCPDDYKYIAENCETSTMNIDHNITHLQHCTCQDDCSSSNCLCGQLSIRCWYDKDGRLLQEFNKIEPPLIFECNQACTCWRSCKNRVVQSGIKVRLQLYRTAKMGWGVRALQAIPPGTFICEYVGELISDAEADVREDDSYLFDLDNKDGEVYCIDARYYGNVSRFINHLCDPNIIPVRVFMLHQDLRFPRIAFFSSRAIRPGEELGFDYGDRFWDIKSKYFPCQCGSEKCKHSAEAGGGRGDPPELLPPLLALPPP; encoded by the exons ATGCGCCCGTCCAGCCGGGTGCCGCTGATGGTGCTGTGCGAGAGCCACCGCGCCCGCATGGTCAAGCACCACTGCTGCCCCGGCTGCGGCTACTTCTGCACCGCC gggacgTTCCTGGAGTGCCACCCCGACGTGCGCATCGGGCACCGCTTCCACCGGGGCTGCGTCTCGCAGCTCAACGGGATGATTTTCTGCCCCCACTGCGGGGAAGACGCCTCCGAGGCCCAGGAGGTGACGCTGCCCCGCACCGAGggggccccccggcccccgccgcccccccgaaCCCCGGCGACGCGTCCCCCCCCGCACCGACGCCCCCACACCCAGGTAAGCGCATggcggggggg cgcGCGGATGCGGGTCAGGGCGAGGGCCGGGCGCCCCCCGGACCCCCGGGCTGAGCCCATCGACAGCTCGGGGGGGCCGGCGCTGGCCCTGCCCTCGGGGGGGGCCCTCTCCGCGCGGGGGCTGGCGCCGGGGCCAGCCCGGGACCTGCTCGAGAAGGCGCTGGTGGGGCAGGAGGCTGAGAG GCGGAAGAAGCTGCGGTTCCACCCCCGGCAGCTCTACGTCTCGGTCAAGCAAGGGGAGCTGCAGAAGGTCGTGCTCATGCTGC TGGACAACCTGGACCCCAACTTCCAAAGCGACGCCCAGAGCAAGCGCACCCCCCTGCACGCGGCAGCGCAGAAGGGGTACCTCGAAATCTGCCACCTCCTGCTGCAG GGCGTCCTGAGGGGGGGCTATGCACCTTCTGGTGGAG GCGGCGCCAACATCAACGCGACGGACAAGCTGCGCCGGACGCCGCTGATGGAGGCCGTGGCCAACAACCACGTGGAGGCGGCGCGGTACATGGTGCGGCGCGGGGGCTGCGTCTACAGCAAG gaggagGACGGCTCCACCTGCCTCCACCACGCCGCCAAGAACGGCAACTTGGAGATGGTCGACCTGCTGCTCTCCACCGGGCAGGTGGACGTCAACGCCCAG GACAACGGGGGTTGGACCCCCATCATCTGGGCGGCCGAGCACAAGCACATCGAGGTCATTCGGCGGCTGCTGACGCGCGGCGCCGACGTCACCCTCACCGACAAC GAGGAGAACATCTGCCTGCACTGGGCCTCCTTCACGGGCAGCGCCGAGATCGCCGAGGTGCTGCTGAACGCCCAGTGCGACCTGCACGCCGTCAACTTCCACGGGGACACCCCCCTGCACATCGCCGCCCGCGAGAGCTACCACGACTGCGTCAT CCTGTTCCTGTCGCGCGGGGCGGACCCCGAGGTGCGGAACAAGGAGGGGGACTCGCCCCTGGACCTGACCCTGGAGCACTCGGAGGTGTGGGTGGCCCTGCAGCTCAACCGCAAGCTGCggcagggggctgcggggcgCCCCCTCCACACCGAGCGCATCATCAGCCG ggATGTGGCGAGGGGCTACGAGAACGTGCCCATCCCCTGCGTCAACGGGGTGGACGAGGAGCCGTGCCCCGACGACTACAAGTACATCGCCGAGAACTGTGAGACCTCCACCATGAACATCGACCACAACATCACCCACCTGCAG cactgcacGTGCCAGGACGATTGTTCCTCCAGCAACTGCCTCTGTGGGCAGCTCAGCATCCGCTGCTGGTACGATAAG gacGGGCGGCTGCTGCAGGAGTTCAACAAGATCGAGCCCCCCCTGATCTTCGAGTGCAACCAGGCCTGCACGTGCTGGCGCAGCTGCAAGAACCGGGTGGTGCAGAGCGGCATCAA GGTTCGGCTCCAGCTCTACCGGACGGCGAagatggggtggggggtgcgggCGCTGCAAGCCATCCCCCCCGGCACCTTCATCTGCGA GTACGTGGGGGAGCTGATCTCGGACGCGGAGGCCGACGTGCGGGAGGACGACTCGTACCTCTTCGACCTGGACAAcaag GACGGGGAGGTGTACTGCATCGACGCCCGGTACTACGGCAACGTCAGCCGGTTCATCAACCACCTCTGCGACCCCAACATCATCCCGGTGCGGGTGTTCATGCTGCACCAGGACCTGCGCTTCCCCCGCATCGCCTTCTTCAGCAGCCGCGCCATCCGCCCCGGCGAGGAGCTggg gttCGATTACGGGGACCGGTTCTGGGACATCAAGAGCAAATACTTCCCCTGCCAGTGCGGCTCCGAGAAGTGCAAACACTCGGCcgaggccggggggggccgcggggacccccccgagcTGCTGCCCCCCCTCCTggccctgccccctccctga